A region of the Candidatus Poribacteria bacterium genome:
GCAGTTGTGATGTTCCTTGAGAATCCGATTTTGGGTAAAGGTTATGGTGCGTTTGCAATGCTTTATGAAGAAGATGTAGCCCTCGTTGGAAGTTACACGGCGCAGTATCAACTCGGTGCACATAGCGAATACCTTCAAGTGATGGCAGAATTGGGAATTGTTGGCTTGGGCGTATGGATATGGCTGAATCTTGCATTCTTACGCTACGGTTTCCGAGCACTCAAAACGATAGACGACGGGTTTTACCGTTCTGTTGTCATCGGATTGATGGCAGCGGAGATTTCGTTAATGGTGCATTTCACGGTGAACAATCTCTTGAACGGTGATGCGATTGGGATTCCATTTTGGGGAATTTACGGATTATTACCGGCTGTTGTGCAGATGGCTGCCCGTGAAAAGACTTCATCAGAAATCAAAGACGGTGTATAATATGAAAAGAATGGTTATCAGTTATCGGTTTGCCTCGCAGTGAGAGTTGTCAGTAAAGAAGATCCTGTTTCTCAGTCCAACCACGAGCTAAACTGACACCTATATCATTTCACCAATGGAGACCCTAATCAACATGAACATAATCCACATTATTTCAGATACGTTTCGACGCGATAACCTTGCTATTTATGGGGGAAAAGGATACACCCCCTCGCTAAACGCTTTCGCTGAGAAGTGTGTCGTTTTTGACAAAGCATACGTGTGTAGTTACCCGACTGTGCCAATCCGTGGGGATTTGGTGACGGGGCAGGTCAGTATCTGTCGGCGCGGATGGGAACCGCTTAAACGAGATGTACCGGTTATCGCAACTGATTTAACGAAGGCTGGCGTTGTCAGCATGATGATCGCGGATACGCCACACCATATCAACAACGGTTTCTTTTACAATCGCGGGTTCACCGGATGGAAGTGGATTCGCGGACAGGAAGGCGACTGCTTGGAGACGCATCCGTACGATTATGAATCGCAGGATTCATTGCGGTATCGCGAATATACACGGACACACCCAAATAGATTACCCGCTGGTCTCGGAAACCATATTAGAAATACTGACTTTCGACAGACGGAGGCGGATACTTTCGTCGCCCAGACTGTGCAAACGGCTTGCGATTGGTTAGAGCGGAACTATCAACACGAAAACTTCTATTTGATGGTAGACACCTTCGATCCACACGAACCGTGGGATGCTCCTGAATGGTACCTAAAGCGTTTCGATGCGAGCGATTATGATGGTCCAGAACCGATTTATCCACCTTACGGTCCCAATCCGATGAATGAACGTGAGACGGAACGCCTCAACGCGCTTTACCGGGCAGAAGCGTCGCTGGTTGACAATTGGATCGGGCAGCTGCTGCGGAAAATTGAGTACATGGGGTTGACCGAAAATACGATGATTATTTTCATGGCAGATCACGGCTTCCTATTGGGTGAACATGGGCTGCTTGCTAAGAATCTTAGCATGTATGAAGAGATTGTCCACATTCCGCTGCTGGTTTATCATCCTGAAGCAACACCACGCCATACAGACGCGCTTGCGAGTATTGCTGATATTCCTGCGACTGTCATTGATGTGTTCGGGGCAGAACGCGGGGCACAGGTGGAAGGCAACAGTCTCCTACCTGCTATCATGGGAGATACCGACACCGGACGTGAATATGCGGTCACGCACGGTGCTTGGGTCGGTGGCTGGAGTCCGGATGGTGGCAGCCCGCATGGGAATATCACCGACGGTACATGGTCTCTCCTTTTGGAGAACCGCGGTGCGCCGAAGTCTTTATTCCATTTACCTTCTGATCCTGCACAACTGAATAACCGATTTGAATCCGACACATCAGAGGCACGCCGACTCTACCAAGCGTTTGTGGATTTCTTGGCACAGCACGGTGCCCCTGAAGCAATGGTCACCCAATTCCAAGATCGGTGGCCGATTTAAAATTGCAGATATGCGTAAAGCATACAAGGAGGAACAGAAATTTGCAGAACCCAAAACAGGTTTTTTCCGAGAAAGA
Encoded here:
- a CDS encoding sulfatase translates to MNIIHIISDTFRRDNLAIYGGKGYTPSLNAFAEKCVVFDKAYVCSYPTVPIRGDLVTGQVSICRRGWEPLKRDVPVIATDLTKAGVVSMMIADTPHHINNGFFYNRGFTGWKWIRGQEGDCLETHPYDYESQDSLRYREYTRTHPNRLPAGLGNHIRNTDFRQTEADTFVAQTVQTACDWLERNYQHENFYLMVDTFDPHEPWDAPEWYLKRFDASDYDGPEPIYPPYGPNPMNERETERLNALYRAEASLVDNWIGQLLRKIEYMGLTENTMIIFMADHGFLLGEHGLLAKNLSMYEEIVHIPLLVYHPEATPRHTDALASIADIPATVIDVFGAERGAQVEGNSLLPAIMGDTDTGREYAVTHGAWVGGWSPDGGSPHGNITDGTWSLLLENRGAPKSLFHLPSDPAQLNNRFESDTSEARRLYQAFVDFLAQHGAPEAMVTQFQDRWPI